From one Plasmodium yoelii strain 17X genome assembly, chromosome: 12 genomic stretch:
- a CDS encoding histone deacetylase yields MKKTDSSNNEKKQKKNNSINQDSTTNLNLSKKRIIFNNLIVDNFRSINDINNYLRNSSLNSIETQNKNVINDSYVENYLKDNKKKKSHNYNFDIESIEKNLITESLFNYDSNENIFNNNISDIIKHSITNNKNISNDLKRVLKTKGKSIQKERRKKKLKHITYTNNDTNKKKEKSIISIIKKKTKISNISENISTIATISNNTKKTHKKQKKIFFQTSSNNEDESNSHKYALDKIYGSLKNNNSSIDPVINNFYIECDNNNIISSDEYLNYYKHGYYKPPSDIYDNDNYIHNKYQISNIYPNTKYSYNNFNSIIKKKKISKKTNKFDQSENDCIGFLCDEEYMCEYLHFDENHVESPDRIRCILKALKEKNIINKMVQIKCREALYDEIKECHTRAHINNIFYSLKKKLKYKKQNVIYPFDKHDTYYTFHTGTVSKRAVGGLLNLCDAILSDKNEKFKYIDFKKSLRYNYNFFKNNFPDNLKKCIGRNINHSTHLKRSKSDSNLSSLKNSRRNSFLNNNNNPKFNTNNYANYSDNFLIKEGRNKLPKKKKTSCYSYKAMCENFKNNIDTSYTQNLEHSQEYFPNFNNKAKLYNSDSSNNNNNNAYTDDVGIETHQVAPLNSSENHLFNESKNNNKFKKMRSYSTTICNIKDSDSNNINHISEIKCGFAAIRPPGHHCSRNNPSGFCIFNNISVACKYIYIKYGIKKIFIFDWDVHHNNGTQEIFYNDKNVLCFSIHRFDSNKKTKKRKSKEINKGKNAKKDSSVYNQKNEKKKKKTIRANTTSNISTAESVATTANLNNYNNIIKKKGNKNNKNENVENGIDSYNSSSANSVTNKKKKKKPKKKKAKKSRTATEENGFYPRTGAKSELGEKNGYKFNINVPLEKGYNNCDVYYVFKYLLLPILQAFQPEFIFISSGFDASIKDPLGECNLTHTLYEWMTLQLKKFAKIYCEGRIILVLEGGYNLNYLPKCTLACLKALIKKNIKIPKQEAARSNNNNGGNNIMLNNHTNEEDKNNKETNHNNNDNNNDNNNDNNNDNNNNDNNNNNNNNNNNNDSQESQFNLEKDDLSDKPLYTFTNENTDTHAENDSESQLTKTQKNVTINNDNTSSVINKMNEITSTLENEKLIKLKNVSREFLNTYDHENFYKFNNLENYPKKSDKIFNYYCENPYPSNKKKKKKIFTRGKLHYSTYKVIKYFLCILKGEPYYLNVNLPPYNKFVKKKGLENDSSSNLGHKINLCNELYNSSDDNSYGNEILSGYAKKKIKELNMHNQQAKKTNSLSPSSSSSNISNSDLYFSNDDLDDTETNSDSNHYSMQKIITLNQLKSRINSTINNSNRNKNNKNKTQINEMEFSNSINNNFEKNNEFYDLTNYIDNDFLINMSNKKNENKSEENLHKQTIANNLKNQDNYQNYEISNVSKYNGIHSYINGDLTNIKYNQRQLQNSFAMYTQSKKGYIFFYGSGHKNQWVLPVNKKLTKIIKLCSKSEAFFYAWLYLCCDKKIPITNTQENYSSILEDNITVEGAKLNKYFSDQEIKLGKELLKFTVPCYQVFLEENQLMQLGRVEEMYESLDEAERSEIKSENNNSYQYNEHSNNASGNNASSTNSMNVNKYITYDSQSNSDTKENDTPKEPEFYESKTMMNENINYEKERNDFFDVIEENKEDDQDREKENCEDMKKENCEDIEKENGENNSVPINIDNNNDLINDTYENKNHSNKNHSNNNSFENNNDYINLINKNNDLKKKIYGNDFKTAICLRNVLSSMRHPCAMDIKMGIKLYGDNCDEESIQKKIEKAKNRSCLSHGFHLTSLIGWCKKKKQPFFISKEDAHLIKDDDKFVEAFLSYFLACDNIQLSVFLLKKILIILEHMKLFFENQSYFAFCGSSLLFVFDSDPSKSQSEDKNNDENINNYDNSNIENSNDDNDNNFTFEQETDKSESSKEHDDYYQEEEKKTYDEIFNFSDYIQKQFEESLTTEEKIAYMDSKLNANVLKSAGVYIIDFAHASLDKKEQDHGFLLGITSLHRIIIKTIEKVKALI; encoded by the coding sequence atgaaaaaGACCGATTCAAGCAATAATGAgaagaaacaaaaaaaaaataattcaattAACCAAGACAGTACAACCAATTTGAATCTTTCAAAGAAaagaataatatttaataactTAATTGTAGACAATTTTAGAAgtataaatgatataaataattatttaagaAACTCTTCATTAAATTCAATTGAAactcaaaataaaaatgtgataAATGATAGCTATGTTGAAAATTATCtcaaagataataaaaagaaaaagtcTCATAATTACAATTTTGATATAGAATCGATCGAAAAGAACCTAATTACCGAGagtttatttaattatgatagtaatgaaaatatttttaataataatatttctgACATTATAAAGCACAGtattacaaataataaaaatataagtaatgATTTGAAAAGAGTATTGAAAACAAAAGGAAAATCTATTCAAAAGGAgagacgaaaaaaaaaacttaaacACATTACATATACAAataatgatacaaataaaaaaaaagaaaaaagtataataagcataattaaaaaaaaaacgaaaattTCTAATATTTCCGAAAATATTTCAACAATAGCTACAATTtctaataatacaaaaaaaactcacaaaaaacaaaaaaaaatattttttcaaactTCTAGTAATAATGAAGATGAATCTAATAGTCATAAATATGCAttagataaaatatatggatCTTTGAAAAACAATAATAGTTCAATAGATCCTgtgataaataatttttatattgagtgtgataataataatataatttcatCTGATGAAtacttaaattattataaacatGGCTATTATAAACCACCTAGtgatatatatgataatgataattatattcataataaatatcaaaTTTCGAATATATATCCGAACACAAAATATAGCtacaataattttaattctattattaaaaaaaaaaaaatctcaaaaaaaacaaacaaatttGATCAATCAGAAAACGATTGTATAGGATTTTTGTGTGATGAAGAATATATGTGtgaatatttacattttgatGAGAATCATGTTGAAAGTCCAGATAGAATAAGATGTATACTCAAAgcattaaaagaaaaaaatataattaataaaatggtTCAGATAAAATGCAGAGAAGCTTTGTATGACGAAATTAAAGAATGCCATACAAGAGctcatattaataatatattttattcattaaaaaaaaaattgaaatataaaaaacaaaatgttaTTTACCCATTTGATAAACATGATACTTATTACACTTTTCACACTGGGACTGTTTCAAAAAGAGCAGTTGGTGGACTTTTAAATTTATGTGATGCTATATTGtcagataaaaatgaaaaatttaaatacattgattttaaaaaatcgcttcgttataattataatttttttaaaaataattttcctGATAACTTAAAGAAATGTATAGGAAGAAATATTAATCATAGCACACATTTAAAACGATCAAAATCTGATAGCAATTTATCTTCACTGAAAAATTCACGACGTAATTCTTTccttaataataataacaaccCTAAATTTAATACCAATAACTATGCGAATTATAGTGACAATTTCTTAATTAAAGAAGGGAGGAACAAATTgccaaaaaagaaaaaaacatcATGCTATTCTTATAAAGCTATGTGTGAAAATTTTAAGAATAATATAGACACTTCTTATACCCAAAATTTAGAACACTCTCAGGAATATTTTcctaattttaataataaagcAAAATTATATAACAGTGATTcgagtaataataataataataatgcatataCAGATGATGTAGGAATTGAAACACACCAAGTGGCGCCGTTAAATTCTTCCGAAAATCACCTATTCAACGAatctaaaaataataacaaattcaaaaaaatgagaagTTATTCAACTACAATATGCAATATAAAAGATAgtgatagtaataatataaatcatATTTCTGAAATAAAATGCGGATTTGCTGCTATTAGACCCCCTGGACATCATTGTAGTAGAAATAATCCATCTggattttgtatttttaataatataagtgtcgcttgtaaatatatatatattaaatatggaataaaaaaaatttttatttttgattggGATGTACATCATAATAATGGAACAcaagaaatattttataatgataaaaatgttttatgtTTTTCTATACATAGATTTGATTCGAATaaaaaaaccaaaaaaagaaaaagcaaagaaataaataaggggaaaaatgcaaaaaaagATTCTTCTGTATATAAtcaaaaaaacgaaaaaaaaaaaaaaaaaactatccGTGCAAACACAACTAGCAATATTAGTACTGCTGAGAGTGTTGCTACAACTGCAAACCTTAATaactataataatattattaaaaaaaaaggaaataaaaataacaaaaatgaaaatgtagAAAATGGCATAGATTCTTATAACTCATCATCTGCTAATTCTGTTACAAataagaaaaagaaaaaaaaacctaaaaaaaaaaaagcaaagaAATCACGTACAGCAACTGAAGAAAATGGATTTTATCCACGAACAGGTGCTAAAAGTGAATTGggagaaaaaaatggatataaatttaatattaatgtaCCTTTAGAAAAAGGTTATAACAATTGCGATGTATATtatgtttttaaatatttattattgccAATATTACAAGCATTTCAGCctgaatttatttttatatcttcgGGTTTTGATGCTTCAATTAAAGATCCGTTAGGAGAATGTAACTTAACTCATACTCTATATGAATGGATGAcactacaattaaaaaaatttgcaAAAATTTATTGTGAAGGGCGAATAATATTAGTTTTAGAAGGAGgctataatttaaattatttgccAAAATGCACATTGGCATGTTTAAAAGCTTTAATTaagaaaaacataaaaataccAAAGCAAGAAGCAGCACGcagtaataataacaatggtGGTAATAATATCATGCTTAATAACCATACAAATGAGGAAGATAAGAATAACAAGGAAACtaatcataataataatgacaataataatgacaataataatgacaataataatgataataataataatgataacaataataataataacaataataataataacaatgatTCACAAGAAAGTCAGTTCAATTTAGAAAAAGATGACCTTTCTGACAAGCCACTTTATACGTTTACAAACGAAAATACCGATACACATGCAGAAAATGATAGCGAATCTCAATTAACTAAAACTCAAAAGAATGTTAccataaataatgataacaCAAGTTCAgtgataaataaaatgaatgaaATAACCTCAACTttggaaaatgaaaaattaataaaattaaaaaatgtttcaagagaatttttaaatacatatGACCatgaaaatttttataaatttaataatttagaaaattatccaaaaaaaagtgataaaaTATTCAATTATTATTGTGAAAATCCATATcctagtaataaaaaaaaaaaaaaaaaaatatttactcGAGGAAAACTTCATTATTCTACTTATAAAGTTATTAAATactttttatgtatattaaaaGGTGAaccatattatttaaatgttAATTTACCAccttataataaatttgttaaaaaaaaaggattAGAAAATGATTCTTCATCAAATCTTggtcataaaataaatctaTGTAATGAATTATATAACTCATCTGATGATAATAGTTATGGAAATGAAATTTTGAGTGgatatgcaaaaaaaaaaattaaagaattaAACATGCACAATCAACAAgccaaaaaaacaaattcaTTATCaccatcatcatcatcatctaaCATTTCAAATAGTgacttatatttttcaaatgaTGATCTAGATGATACTGAAACCAATTCGGATAGTAATCATTATAGTATgcaaaaaattattacacTCAATCAGCTTAAATCAAGAATAAATAGTACTATTAATAATAGcaatagaaataaaaacaataaaaataaaactcaaataaatgaaatggAATTTTCCAAttctattaataataattttgaaaaaaacaatgaaTTTTATGACTTGACAAATTATATTGATAAcgattttttaattaatatgagtaataaaaaaaatgaaaacaaaTCAGAAGAAAATTTGCATAAACAAACTATTGctaacaatttaaaaaatcaagATAATTACCAAAATTATGAAATTTCAAATGtatcaaaatataatggCATACATAGTTATATTAATGGAGACTTaacaaatattaaatataatcaACGTCAATTACAAAATTCATTTGCAATGTATACACAAAGTAAAAAgggatatatatttttttatggaaGTGGTCATAAAAATCAATGGGTATTGcctgtaaataaaaaattaaccaaaataataaaactatGCTCAAAGTCAGAAGCCTTTTTTTATGCATGGTTATATCTATGctgtgataaaaaaattcccATTACAAACACACAAGAAAATTATTCTTCAATATTAGAAGATAATATAACTGTTGAAGGAGCAAAATTAAATAAGTACTTTTCTGACcaagaaataaaattagGTAAAGAGCTTCTCAAATTTACTGTTCCATGTTATCAAGTTTTTTTAGAAGAAAATCAACTCATGCAATTGGGTCGGGTAGAAGAAATGTATGAATCTCTAGATGAAGCAGAACGAAGTGAAATAAAatcagaaaataataattcataCCAGTACAATGAGCATAGTAATAATGCTAGTGGCAATAATGCTTCGAGTACAAATAGTATGAacgttaataaatatataacatatgaTTCACAAAGCAATTCTGATACGAAAGAAAATGACACTCCAAAAGAACCAGAATTTTATGAATCAAAAACAATGatgaatgaaaatataaattatgaaaaagaGAGAAATGATTTTTTTGATGTAATTGAAGAAAACAAAGAAGATGATCAAGATagggaaaaagaaaattgtgaagatatgaaaaaagaaaattgtgAAGATATCGAAAAGGAAAATGGTGAGAATAATTCTGTCCCTATAAATATTGATAACAATAATGATCTAATAAATGAtacatatgaaaataaaaatcattcaaataaaaatcattcaaataataattcgtttgaaaataataatgattacataaatttaataaataaaaataatgatctaaaaaaaaaaatatatggaaaTGATTTTAAAACAGCTATCTGCTTACGCAATGTATTAAGCTCTATGAGACACCCATGTGCTATGGATATAAAGATgggaataaaattatatggtGATAATTGTGATGAAGAAtcaatacaaaaaaaaattgaaaaagcGAAAAATAGATCTTGCTTATCACATGGATTCCATTTAACTAGTTTAATAGGAtggtgtaaaaaaaaaaaacaaccattttttatatcaaaaGAAGATGCACATTTAATAAAAGATGACGACAAATTTGTCGAAgcttttttatcatatttctTAGCATGCGATAATATACAACTATccgtatttttattaaaaaaaattcttataatattagaacacatgaaattattttttgaaaatcaATCTTATTTTGCTTTTTGTGGATCAAGCTTATTGTTTGTCTTTGATTCGGATCCTTCAAAAAGTCAATctgaagataaaaataatgacgAAAATATTAACAACTATGATAATTCAAATATCGAAAATAgcaatgatgataatgataacaATTTTACATTTGAACAAGAAACAGATAAATCAGAAAGTAGTAAAGAACACGATGATTATTATCAAgaagaggaaaaaaaaacatatgacgaaatatttaattttagcGATTACATTCAAAAACAATTTGAGGAATCTCTAACTACAGAAGAAAAAATTGCTTATATGGATTCAAAGTTAAATgctaatgttttaaaaagtGCCGGTGTCTACATAATTGATTTTGCTCATGCAAGCTTAGATAAGAAGGAACAAGATCATGGATTTTTATTGGGAATAACTTCTCTTCATCGCATAATAATCAAAACTATTGAAAAAGTAAAAGCCTTGATTTGA